A window of the Mannheimia granulomatis genome harbors these coding sequences:
- the bioD gene encoding dethiobiotin synthase, producing MPSLFITGTDTNVGKTVVTRAIIQKLAEHNFPVVGYKPIACGGDDSLPTEPNQYDYAAEDNSDVLTILDSCPNAVRYRDINSYTFTHSSTPVFAALDAVHHIQVEKLNADLKRLETEYPNVVVEGTYGWLTPINKDYCFADWVEQNNMPVVLVVGIKEGCVNHALLTANEILHRGVNLVGWVANRVNPGLRHYHELIELLTQKINAPLLGQLPYMGHPERKQLSGYLQNPTPLFEYFYK from the coding sequence ATGCCCTCATTATTTATTACCGGAACGGACACCAACGTGGGGAAAACCGTGGTAACTCGTGCAATTATACAGAAACTTGCTGAACACAATTTTCCCGTGGTTGGTTATAAACCTATTGCTTGTGGTGGGGATGATTCGTTACCTACCGAGCCAAACCAGTACGATTATGCTGCTGAAGATAATTCTGATGTGTTAACTATTTTAGATAGCTGTCCTAATGCTGTGCGTTATCGAGATATTAATAGTTATACCTTTACTCATTCAAGTACTCCCGTGTTTGCAGCTTTAGATGCAGTGCATCATATTCAAGTAGAAAAGTTAAATGCTGATTTAAAAAGGCTTGAAACTGAGTATCCTAATGTGGTGGTTGAAGGCACCTATGGCTGGTTAACCCCTATTAATAAAGATTACTGTTTTGCTGACTGGGTCGAGCAAAATAATATGCCGGTGGTTTTAGTTGTTGGCATAAAAGAAGGGTGCGTTAACCATGCATTGTTGACCGCAAATGAAATTTTGCACCGAGGTGTGAATCTTGTAGGTTGGGTAGCTAATAGGGTTAACCCTGGTCTACGGCACTATCATGAATTGATTGAACTATTAACACAAAAAATTAATGCTCCGTTATTGGGGCAGCTGCCCTATATGGGACATCCTGAACGTAAACAATTATCGGGATATCTGCAAAATCCTACTCCATTATTTGAATACTTCTATAAATAG
- a CDS encoding ROK family protein gives MFSDNKAQHLGKIYRLIEQFELISRTDLAKLSGLAPASVTNLTKILIDNHFILERTVQNNLSRGRPAVGLSVSNFFWQLLCVTISPQKIEISLCKLDSTQIYKQDYTISSENYANLSEQILKIVELFCQHYAVDNRHLLAVSVSVIGKVNVEKKSIIQLGHHTISCNIKKLQDLFSCPILLGEHFQLWLLAESTIGSLISHSNVIFLQLDDTVNLSVLLSGTLLHQHSKMNVDNMLMPRFSELSDRIYPELDKIHRYKLVNQVTFPAIAKLIDASFPNQLSSQEQKMALLYQKIKENQPLALDILEHITDNLAYVLMNLVNIFSSERIMINSPLMEVKELLFNQISEKLHKNLLQENLKIDLVTSQFDWNSSLIACSAIKQGVYDGNLIKDSIN, from the coding sequence ATGTTTTCAGATAACAAAGCCCAACATTTGGGGAAGATTTACCGCTTAATTGAGCAATTTGAGCTAATTTCTCGCACTGATTTAGCTAAGCTCTCAGGCTTAGCCCCTGCTTCAGTTACTAACTTGACTAAAATACTTATCGATAACCACTTTATTTTAGAGCGAACCGTTCAAAATAATTTATCCCGAGGTCGGCCTGCTGTTGGGTTGTCGGTGTCAAATTTTTTTTGGCAATTATTGTGTGTGACTATTTCACCCCAAAAAATTGAAATTTCTCTCTGCAAATTAGATAGTACACAGATTTACAAGCAAGATTATACAATTTCTTCAGAGAATTATGCCAACCTAAGCGAACAGATTTTAAAGATAGTTGAACTCTTTTGCCAGCATTATGCTGTAGATAACCGTCATTTACTTGCTGTATCTGTCAGTGTGATTGGAAAAGTGAATGTTGAAAAAAAGAGCATTATTCAATTAGGTCATCACACTATTTCTTGTAACATAAAAAAACTACAAGATTTATTTTCATGTCCGATTCTATTGGGTGAACATTTCCAATTATGGTTATTGGCAGAATCTACAATAGGATCGTTAATCAGCCATAGCAATGTTATCTTTCTTCAATTAGATGATACGGTTAACCTTAGCGTTTTATTAAGTGGTACTTTATTACACCAGCATTCAAAGATGAATGTTGATAATATGCTAATGCCTAGATTTAGCGAGTTAAGCGATAGAATATATCCTGAATTAGATAAAATTCATCGTTATAAACTTGTTAACCAGGTTACGTTTCCTGCTATTGCAAAATTAATTGATGCCTCTTTTCCGAACCAGCTAAGTTCTCAAGAACAAAAAATGGCATTGCTTTATCAAAAAATTAAAGAAAATCAACCGCTTGCATTGGATATTTTAGAGCATATTACCGATAATCTTGCCTATGTATTGATGAATTTAGTGAATATTTTCTCAAGCGAACGCATTATGATCAATTCTCCTTTAATGGAAGTCAAAGAGTTATTGTTCAACCAAATTTCAGAAAAGTTACATAAAAATCTTTTGCAAGAGAACTTAAAAATCGATTTAGTCACCAGCCAATTTGATTGGAATAGTTCATTAATTGCATGTTCTGCAATAAAACAGGGAGTTTATGACGGAAATTTGATCAAGGACAGTATAAATTAA
- the rnd gene encoding ribonuclease D produces the protein MQSLINYQWIETNEQLAIICAQAKKAKAVALDTEFIRTRTYYPILGLIQLFDGKQVSLIDPTTITDFSPFVALLADSDIIKVLHACSEDLEVFEHQFNQLPEPMLDTQVMASFAGLGTSVGFAKLVSHYLGVELDKGASRTDWLARPLNDQQLQYAAADVWFLLPIYTKLSAELANSRWYQAVQEECMTLLAKRKIIEDKNTAYKNITNAWRLSRQELAVLQILAKWRIEEAQKRNLALNFVIKEASLFQIAKLQPKHTSQLLEFMHPNEVRIHGKKLLWLVEQGRAILPENYPKPITRLVDEKGYKYNLQAMLQKLTEIQPLDLNAELIASKRQLNQLFKWFIDGKPKEKTPELLAGWRKPFGQALLTVLS, from the coding sequence GTGCAATCTTTAATTAATTATCAATGGATAGAAACTAACGAGCAATTGGCAATAATATGTGCTCAAGCTAAAAAAGCTAAAGCAGTCGCATTAGATACTGAATTTATTCGTACTCGAACTTATTACCCAATATTAGGGTTAATTCAGCTCTTTGATGGAAAGCAAGTAAGCTTAATTGATCCTACAACTATTACTGATTTTTCACCTTTTGTTGCATTATTAGCAGATAGTGACATCATTAAAGTATTACACGCTTGTAGTGAAGATTTAGAAGTATTTGAGCATCAATTTAACCAGCTACCGGAACCAATGTTAGATACACAGGTTATGGCAAGTTTCGCTGGGCTAGGAACCTCAGTAGGATTTGCAAAATTAGTTTCTCATTATTTAGGCGTTGAATTAGATAAAGGTGCATCACGAACAGATTGGCTCGCACGTCCATTAAATGATCAACAGCTACAATATGCAGCGGCAGATGTCTGGTTTTTATTACCCATTTACACAAAATTGTCTGCAGAGTTGGCCAATAGCCGTTGGTATCAAGCAGTTCAAGAAGAGTGTATGACGCTCTTAGCAAAGCGAAAAATCATTGAAGATAAAAATACTGCTTATAAAAATATAACTAATGCCTGGCGTTTGAGTCGTCAAGAGTTGGCTGTATTACAAATATTAGCTAAATGGCGTATTGAAGAAGCCCAAAAACGAAATTTAGCTCTTAATTTTGTAATTAAAGAAGCCAGCTTATTTCAAATTGCCAAGCTTCAGCCCAAACATACTTCGCAACTTCTGGAGTTTATGCACCCGAATGAAGTCAGAATCCATGGCAAAAAATTGCTCTGGCTGGTAGAACAGGGCAGGGCAATTCTCCCAGAAAATTATCCAAAACCAATTACCCGCTTGGTAGATGAAAAGGGGTATAAATATAATTTACAGGCAATGTTGCAAAAATTAACTGAAATTCAACCGCTTGATCTTAACGCTGAGCTTATTGCCAGCAAGCGGCAATTAAACCAACTTTTTAAATGGTTTATTGATGGAAAACCAAAAGAAAAAACACCAGAACTACTTGCAGGCTGGCGTAAACCCTTTGGTCAAGCCTTATTAACCGTGTTATCTTAA